In Nocardioides nitrophenolicus, the genomic window TGCTCAGCGCTGCGGGATGAGGCAGAAGGCGCCGTCGGAGAAGCCGGCGGGCCGTACTCCGAGCGCCTGGTTGAGCCGGGCGCGCTGGTTCTCCCAGGCGACCTCGGCCGCGAGCTCGGTGAGCTGAGCGCCACTGAACCGGGCCTCGAGCCGGGCCCGCAGCTCGTCGGGTACGACGGCGGGCGACGCGCTGATCGCCGCCGCGAAGGCCACGACCAGCTGCTCGTCGTCGGTGAGGGCCGGGTTGCCGTCGGGCTCCAGCAGCGCGACCAGCTTGTCCTCCGGCACGCCCTCGCTGCGCGCGAGCGCCGCCCCGATGTCGAGGCAGAACTCGCAGTTGACGACCATCGCGGCCTTCGCCGTGGCCAGGGTCTTGAGGTGGGCGGGCAGCCGACCCATCAGCAGCAGCGACGTCTCGTAGGTGCCTTGCGCGACCAAGAGCTGCGGGCGGCGTACCAACCGGCCGGCGAGGTCGCCGCGGTTGCGCTTGGCGGAGGCGAGGACACGCACGTGGACCCAGATCCGCTCGAGGATGCTCATGTCCCTCCTTCGCGGGTGCCGCGCCGGGTGTCACGCCACTGCCACCACCAGGTGCCGAGCAGCGCCACCCCCAGCACCCCCTCGACGGTGTGCAGCGCGGAGCCCGCCGCGAACTGCCCGAACTCCCCCACCCCGTGCACGCCGAGACTCAGCGCCAACGGCGTGCAGGTGAGCACCGACAACCCGCCCCAGGCCCGGCGGACGGCGGCCGACGCCGCACACACCGCCGCCGCCACCAGCGCCAACGACATCTCGAACAGCGCATGCGGCGCGAACGGCTCGCCGATCCCCTCCGCGATCCACTCGCCCGCCACCAGGTTGCCGACCGCCTGGAACCCGAACGCGGCGGCCAGGGCGAGCGCGACCACCGCCATCCCCCGGCTCGGCCGGTCGGCACGTCGGGGGGCCCGGGCGTCGACCCGGGCGCCGATCCGGGCGTCGATCCGGGCCACGAGGGCGGGCGGCGGCGTCGAGCGCGCCGCGTCGGTCAGCCACAGGACGGTGTCGAGGGCGTCGGGCCTCGGGTGGTCAGGCAACGACTCGTCAGGCATCGTCG contains:
- a CDS encoding carboxymuconolactone decarboxylase family protein, with amino-acid sequence MSILERIWVHVRVLASAKRNRGDLAGRLVRRPQLLVAQGTYETSLLLMGRLPAHLKTLATAKAAMVVNCEFCLDIGAALARSEGVPEDKLVALLEPDGNPALTDDEQLVVAFAAAISASPAVVPDELRARLEARFSGAQLTELAAEVAWENQRARLNQALGVRPAGFSDGAFCLIPQR